A stretch of DNA from Planctomycetota bacterium:
TACTCGGCGACCCGCTACGGGTTGGATTTGGTGCTCGGCGTTCCCGGCTCGAATCAAATGGGCGACCTCGAAGCCTTGCTTAACTGGCATCGCGACGATCCGCCCGACGAGTTCGAACGTCGCCGTAACCACACGATCTACAGCGAGACAGAGAACCCGAACTACCACACCAACAACCGCAACGCGTACATCGACCAACCCGAGTTTGCGTACAGCGTGTTCGCGTTGGCGGGTGACGCCAACCTCGACTTCACGATTGACCAAGGCGACTTGAACGTGGTGTTGAACAATTGGGGCCGACCGGGGACATGGACGACCGGCGACTTCAACGGCTCGGGGTCGATCGAGCAGGGCGACCTGAACCTGGTGCTCAACAACTGGGGCGCATCGGCCACGCCGAGTCTGGCGGGGGCGTCGATCCCCGAGCCCGGCGTCGTGGCGGTGGTCTTGTTTGGTGGTATCGCGATCAGCCTTCGCCGGCGCACGGCCGGGTAATCGTGTCGTAGCTAGGCTTGCGCTAGTTCATTTCTCCCTGTCCCGCCTCCGCCACTCCCAAGGCGGCACCGGATCAGGATCGCGCCACAGTCCCCGCCGCGCCTTCCGCGCCGCACGCTCAGCCTCGGCCAAGTCCGCGTCGTCGCTGAACTGCGTGTAGTGCCAGGCCATCCCCGCCCGCACCATCGCGAGGTTGATCGATCGTCCCTCGATCTTGAGCGTGGCGATGGTACGTCCGTAGCGGTCGGTGCCCGTGGGCTCGACGAGGATGTCGCGGCCGAAGCAGGCGTCGGACAGCGCCTGTCGCGCCCGGGTACCGAAGGCCTGACCGCGCTCGGGCGCGTCGATGCCTTCGAGGCGGATGCGAACCTCGGTCCGGTCGTGTAGCACCGTCACCGTATCGCCGTCCGTGACGCGCACGACTTCGGCGGTAAACGGGGCGGAGGCGTCATCGGCGATCGCCGGGCAAGCGAGGATCAGGAGTAGGGCGGCGAGGCGGATCATGCCGCGATGCTACGACGACGACGCAGCAGCAGGGTAGATGAGGCCATTGCGCAAGCCGCCGTGGGCTCAGGAATAACGAGGCCCCGCAGGTTTGGTTGACCGCTGCCGTTCCAGTGGCTCAGCACCGCGTCCAGTTCCTCCAGATCGATGCCCTGCGATAAGCCTCGCCGATTTTTCCATGACACGGGGGTCCATGCGTCGCCCCAACGGGCAAGGACCAGGTCCAAGTCCGCCTGATCCACGGTTCCGTCACCGGAAAAGTCGCCAAGCGGCGCGGCGGCCAACAGCGTGACGGTTCCTTCGGTCAAGATGGCGGAGGTGTCCCACATGAAGCCCGGCTCGCTACGGATGCTCGGCGTGCCCACCGGCGTGACGCCGCCCCAGTCGAAGAGCTTCAATACCGTCCCGGAACTCATCCCGGGTTCGGCGTCCGGCGCAACGATTAGCGCCAGCGTCCCGGAAAGCTCCACGGTGGCCCCGGGCTCAAAACCCAGCGTCGAACCCCAGGCTTCGTCTTCAAACACAAACCGCAATTCCGCGTCGGTATCCAGCAGCAGCGCTGCTTCTACCGCGATGGTGGGTAGGTCGGACGAGCGGGTGTCCCAAAGCCGCAACGCTTCACCGGCTTCGAGCTCCCACCGCTGGACCGAGCCGTCCGACCGGATGATCGACGCGGGGTCGGCGGCAACGGATAAATCTTGTTGTTCATCGCTTCGGCCCGAGAAGGTCGCCCCACGGAAGTCGGACCCGAACAAGTCGGCTCGGTCGAAGTCCGGCAAGTCAAAGTACGTGTTCTGCACGTTGAGGCTGCGGGCGGTAGCGTCGTCGATGTACCACTGCTCGCCGAGTATCGAGCCCGACAAATCGGTCTCGGTGAGGTCGCCGCCGATCACGGTGACTTCGTTCCAGGACGCGCCGCGCAAGTCCAGCCCCGCCAGCGCGGTAAAGCCGACCGGAAAATCGCCATCGGCCACCCACCCGCGGATCGCGCCGGCGCGATGGCTAGCGGTCGAACGCAGCTGCGTTTCGGTGAGCACGCCGGCTTCTAGGCGCGGCTGATCGATCCGCGCGTCCGTGAAGTCGGCGTCCGTGAAGTCTGGGCCAAACCTTGCCTCCCGCAGGTCGGCCCCGCGGAAGGACGCGCCCGGAGCCTGCTCGATGCTAGCGCCCCGCAGGTCGGCCCGATCGAAGGCCGCGTCCGTAGCATCGTTGAAACTTCCACCTCGTAATTCGAAGTCGGCGAGGTGCCACCCCGTGGTGTCGCTGGGGAATGCCACGTTGCTGAGGTTGCCGGTCGCGTAGGTCGCGGTGGATTGGAACTGCGGCTCGGTCAAGCCGACCGCGTCCTGGAAGCTGACCCCAGCGATACTTGCGCCGGTGAAGTCGGCTTCGGTGAGGATGGTGCCGCGCAGAATTGCGCTATCCAGCGTCTTGCCTGCGAAGTCGGCGCCGCTAAGGTCCATACCGAACAAGTGGATGCCGGCGAGTTGATCGTTGCGGTAGGTCGCGGTGGATTGCAACTGATCCACCGTGAAGCCGTCGGCAAAGCGACGGTTGGTGTCGCGGATGTCGGCGTCGGTGAAGTCGACGTCGGTTAGGTTGGCTCCAGAGAAGCTGGCCCCACGCAGGTCCTGGCCGGAGAGGTCCCAGCCGGTGAGATCGATGTCGTTGAGTCCGATACCACGCAGATCGCCGCGCTGGTAGCTCGCGGTTGGCGTGAAAAGACCGACGGGAGCCCGCAAGCGGGTGCCGTTGGGGAATCGACGTTTCGTCAGCGATAGACCGGTGATTTCTGCGCCCGAAAAATCGACGTTCTGCAAAGCCGAAAAACCGCCCTCGATCCCGATACTCGTCCCGCGCAGGTCCACGTTGGCGAGAGTGGCGCCTTCGATCCAGGCAGACAGAGATTCGGGTAGCGTTGCGTGGGTCAGATCGGCGTCGCGTAGATCCCAGTCCCCGGAAACATTGGCCTGTTTTAAGTTCTGTCCACGCAGATCCCATTCAGAAAAATCGGGATCGACAAAATCGACGCTCGACCACCGCCGGGCCGGATCGGCGCCGGTGGCCGAACTGTAAAACATCTCGCTGGTCAGCGACGAGACGTGGTCGAAGGTCGCACCGTCCAGATTGGCGTTTTTCAGATTTGCGCCCTCCAGGCGTAAATCGCGGAACACCACACCCGACAGGTCGGCACCGGTAAAGTCCGTAAAGGTGAAGTTCACTCGCTCAAACGTGCTTCCCGCGAAGTTAGCCCCGCCGGCCTGAGCCACAAACAGATTGATCTGTCGCCACGTCACTCCGGGCAAGGCCGCATTGCGAAGGTCGGCATAAATCCAGTAACGGTTTTCAACCGTATCACCGGCCACCGGGAAGGTCGGCTCGAGGACTTGGCCGTTGTAGTGCCGAACCAGTTGTCCGGAAGTACCCACGGCGATGACACAGGACATGCCCGCCAGCCAAAACCGGAAGCCGCATTTGCAATCACACATTTTTCGAAGATATCAGCACAACTCTTTCAGTCAATCAAATCACGTTGGGTGTGGTGAACGGGTCTCCGTGGTGTTCAAAGGGATGGGAGCTGCCCAAATTGTTGAGCACGAGGTGGGATTGCCCTGTTCGACCTGACCGCTGTCGGCGTGGCCACCCGAAAGTGAGTCAGCGTTGCCAACGCAGTATCCGCGATGAGCCGGCGTTCTGGAGCCATCAAACGAACGTCATCCCAGAACAAAAATCCGCTCGCGGCCATGCCAACTGGCAAGCTGATCGTTCGAGATCGCTTAATCATCGGCGTGGCGGTGTAGCGAAGTGGACTCGGATCACTTGTTTGAACGAATTGGATGTTTTTTGGATGCAAAAGTCAGATTTTTTGCTTCTTCACCGGTTTTGCCCTTGTGATCGTCGCGACGCGTCGTCAGGATGCAGTCTGATTTAGCACCGCACCGGGAACTCAGGGATGTCCGGGCAACTTCATCTCCTCCACACGGGGAATCACCATGCCGCACTGGTGGAATTGGCTGTGTCGTTGGGCGTCGCTGCACGCGCGTAAAGAGGCCGTTCGTGACCATCTCAGGTACGCCTACCCGGGCGTCAACCCGCAGCGGCAGCAGGCCCCGGTCGAGCCGCTCGAACCCCGGATGCTGCTGTCGTCGGTGCCCACGCTGCTGCCGGAACGCAACCCGGACGCAGGAGGCACCCTCAAGATTCTGGACGCGTCCCACCGGGTGAACACCGAAGCGCTGGGTAGCCTCGCGCCGGGCCGCTTGAAAGCCATCAACCGGATCGACGCCAAGCAACGGCCAGCCGAGCCCACGGACCTCCGCGTGGTTGCGGGATCGGCGGCCGACGACATCCTGCTGGGCTTCAGCCCTTCGGGCGACTTCCGGGGCGGTGACGGCCGGGACACGATCGCGGTGCTGCCTACCGAGGACGGGGCGTTTTCGAAAGCCAAGAAGCTCGGGCGCATCGATGCGGGGGCGGGCGACGACGTGGTCTACGTGTACGACGCGGCGGTGACCGTCGACGGGGGCAGCGGCTATGACATCCTGTTCACCAACCGCGGCGATCTCAAATACCAAGACGTGGAGGAGGTCTGGGTCAAGAACGCCAAGACCGGTCGCTTCGAGCAGACGTTTGATCCCGTCTTAAGACAGTCCTTCTTTGGGGGGTCGGGATTCGGCGCGCAAGCGTTAACCGCGTATACCCCACTCGTGGAGCTGGTTGATTTTGGCGACCTGAACGCCGATGGCACCTTCGACACGGTTGATATCGACGACCTCTACAAAAAGAAGCACGCCTACGAGATTGCCGCGGCGGCGGCGAACGTAGCCGGATCGCCGAATGTCGCGAACTGGGACACGGACTTCGCCCCGTACGACATCCTTCCGGACGGCGTGATCGACGTGCACGACGTGAATCACCTGATCCTCGGCTTGCGGAGCACCCTCCTCGGGGAAACGCAGTTCGGGGACGAAACGACCGATGGCCAGATCGAACAGACCGAACTAAACGCCGTCTTGAACAACTGGGGCGACATCGGCAATGGATACGCGGGAGGCGACTTCGTTCAAGATCACAGCGTCGTCGATCCCCTGGACCCGACGAAGTCGTCTCAAGTCGAGCAGAGTGATCTCAATGTCGCGCTAAATAACTGGGGAAAGACGGACTACCGAGGTCAAAACCCGGCCAGTTCGACGGGAAATGACTTTATCTACACCCTCCGCGGTTACCGCGATTTTGCGGGCAATCCGGAATCCGACCTGATCACCGGCGACGCGGGGGACGACTTCCTGTTCGGCGGGTTGAACGAGGACACCATTGACGGCGGGACCGGGGCCGACATCCTGGTGGCGGGTTCGTTCCTGAACTCGGCTCCCGAATCGAACACGATCACAGATCCCGATTTAGTTCCCTTGGGCTTATCCCCCGAGACGGGGGTGCCGGGGATTGTGGCGTACATCCCCGACGTAACGGTCACCGAGCAGCAGACTTTTGAACTCGACCTGCACTTCGCTAACCCCACCGACGCGGCCCTGGTGCACGCATGGGAAGTCCACTGGGGGGACGGAACCAGCGACACGTACCACGGCCTCGGTACGCAAGGCATCACCGCGCTAGCTCAGCCGCCCAGCTGGCCGCCCAGTCATTTCTACACCTCAACTGAAGACAGGACGGTTAAGGTCCGCGCGATCACCCAGCTGGGTGAACCACTGGGTCAATGGGAAGTGGATACCTCCTTTAACAACGACAAAAACTCGATCTTGGGCTTGGCTTCCATTTTTATTCCGGACGGGGATCCGAAACGCGATATTCCCGAAGCGATTGCGATCGATTCGTCCGGGCGGATCGTCCTTGGCGGTCGCAACTTCGACGCCGTAGACGACTACGACGCGGCGATAGCACGCTTCTTGAGTGATGGAACGGTCGACGACAAAGTCAACGACGGTACCGATATCGTCCGCATCGGCTTCAATGTTGACGGGTCACACACGGTGTCTCGCGCCGCCGAAGAGGCATTCGTCGGATTGGCAATCGATGGGAGCGACCGTATCACGGCCGCGACCGAGTTCATTCCCGAGGACACTCTTCTCCCGGCAAAATTAGCGGTCGTTCACTTTGATGCAAACGGCAATCCGGTCAATCCTCCGGACGCCGCATCGAAAAACCAAGAGTTTCAGTTCATCGAAAACGCGAGTGGCACGGGTGATTTGCTTGGCTACGCCGTCGGTTCTGCCCACGTTCAGTTGCCACCAGAACCTAGCAATCCGACCGGTCCCGTTAGGGATCGCCTCGTAATTGCTGGGATCGATGGCAGCACAATGATCGCCGCTCGGGTCAACATTGAAAGCGACAGCCAAACCAACCAATTACCCGCCAGCCTCAATGATGACGATTACGGCACGAACGGCGTCGTCACTCAGGATGTGGGCCAGGCGCTCGACTACGAAGCGGCCGCCGCAGGCGTCGATCACCTCGGACGGTTTATCGTGGCGGCGTCCACCACGGGCGGCGACATCGCACTAACCCGATTCACCGCCGGTGGCATTGTCGATGCCACATTCAATTCGGGCTCAAGCAATCCCGGTTATCTCGTAGCCGACTTGACGCATTCCGTCGTCGTCGAGGACGTGGCCACCGACCGTTACGGACGGATTTACGTCACGGGCCAAACGACCATCGCGAATGCAACGGACGGGCTGTCCGATACCCAATGGTTCGTCGCACGATTTAACGACTCCGGGCTGGACACCACCTTCGGAGCCAGCGGCATTTACACCACGTCGTTCGTCAATCCGAACGAAACCGACCCGGCCGCCGAAGAGAGCCAGCCGACCTCGGCCCACAGCTTGCTGATCACCCCTTCGCAACGCATCCTCGTCGGCGGCAACGATGGCGCGGGGAATTGGGCGCTGCTGACTCTGTTCCCGGACGGCCAGGAAGACACCACCGCCGACGACGAGACGCCAGGAAACCCGGCTCTTGATCTGCCCGGCATCACGCGTCTCGAGCCCACCGGCGCGATCCGAGCCATCCAACTGCTGGATAACGGGCAGATCCTGGTGGCCGGTGATGCGCTGACGGGTACGCCGGCGGGCGGTGACTCGAAGGTGGACTTCGCCGTGCAACGGCTCGACGCTTGGATCAACGTTCAGGTTGACGTCGAGCCCATCAGTTCGAGCCAGATCGTCATCAACGAGGGCCGGCGGCTGGTTTCGACGAACGATGGCGGCGGGGGCCTCGATGCGGATACCACGTTCCAGCTGACGCCGCAGGCGGGCGTGGCTGAAGCGCTCAAAATCGACTTTTCGGCCTTGTCCTTTGCGGACGCGCTGTCGGGCATCGCGTCGCAGGACGCGTTTGAAATCGCGCTGCTCAACGCGAACGGCGATTCGTTGGTGTCTACGATCGGTTCGGGCAGCGACGCGTTCTTCAATCTGACGCAAACCGATGCCGGTCTGTCGGTGAACCTGGCGGACGGCGTCGCCCTGCGAAACGCGTCGGATACCGACTTCATCTCGACCGTGAGCGATAGCGGCGTGGTCTATCTGGACGTCCGCGATGTCCCGGACGCCACCGAGGCCAGGTTGGTCGCGAGGCTCGTGAACAACGACGGGAGCGGCGGCGTCGCCACCGACCGGGACGACGCGTCCACCGTTACCGTGGATTTCAACTTTGCGCAAGGTGTCACGCCGGGGCTGTTCGCCTGGCCGACCGGAGCGCCCACCGCGACGGGGACGGCGGAAGCCGCCCAAGCTTCCCTTGCCGCGCTTCGTGGTGCGCTGGACACGCCCGCGCTCACCGACGTCACCGATTCCTTTGCAATCACCTACGGCTTTACCGGCTACGACGAAGACCCAGTCAATCCACGCCTGCACCACTCCGTTTCCATCGAGAAACTGGACGATGGTGTCGGTATCCGCGGCGATCTCATCCTGGCGATCCGCCGGTTAACGCATCAAGACCAAGAAATCCTGGTCGGCGACCTCAATCACGGCGTCGCGGTGACCCCGGGGCGCACCGGCACCGGCTACCTCATGTACAGCCGCACGTCCGTGCACGATCGTTTCATTGCCGAACCGCCCGATTCGAACAACGCCAACCATCTAATTGCGGTCGTCTATCAGAACGATGCTTGGCATTACGACACCGGCTCGGCCCTTGAGGCGTTCACGCCTACCGCGAGCGACATCCTTGTCGCCTCTCTGAATCACGGAACGAACTCTTACGGCCTGCTGACGGGCCAAACCGGTGAGGTCGAAGGCATCACGCAGGGCTTGATCGCTTCCGATTTCGGTTTGGCTCCGTTGACTTACAACGGGGCACCGTCTCCGAACAGCTTTAGCGTGACGGGCGCTTACTTCACGCCCAACGAAGCGGAAACTGAGACAGATGCGCGGGTTGGTGCATTCGATGGCCTACTCCCGGCGAGCGTCGCGGGGGTGCCCACCGGCACGCCTTATCTCCAACTGAGAGACTTGTTGCCCAAGGATTTCGCGTCTAACGGAGCCTTCTACAGCCCGAACGGCACCGTCGAGAATCTGTTGCTCAGCTTTGCGGACGTGAACCCGAACGAACGGTTCGATTACGAACTGGTGATACTCGGCGCGGCGAATCGCGCTCCCTACTTCACGTCAACACCTCATATCTATGCCGAAGAGGCCCTCGGTCAGGCGTACGTCAACAGTGCCGGGGAGCTCGAACTTCAAGCCAACGGCAGCAATAGCCTCGTGTACACGCTCGCCGGTGAAGACCCCGACGGCGACGACGTGCATTTTGTGGTCACGGAAGGTCCCGCCGCAATCGATCCTGCAGACGGCGTCACGCTTCGATACACGCCCGCCGACAATTCGACCGGCTCGGTCACAATCAAGGTACGGGTCCGGGACGAATTCGGCCACTTCGATGCGGAGAACGATCAGACGTTCACGCTCAACGTCATCGACGCCGACGCCACCAACGAAGCGCCCGAGTTCCGTACCGAGCCGACGCGCCACA
This window harbors:
- a CDS encoding pentapeptide repeat-containing protein translates to MSCVIAVGTSGQLVRHYNGQVLEPTFPVAGDTVENRYWIYADLRNAALPGVTWRQINLFVAQAGGANFAGSTFERVNFTFTDFTGADLSGVVFRDLRLEGANLKNANLDGATFDHVSSLTSEMFYSSATGADPARRWSSVDFVDPDFSEWDLRGQNLKQANVSGDWDLRDADLTHATLPESLSAWIEGATLANVDLRGTSIGIEGGFSALQNVDFSGAEITGLSLTKRRFPNGTRLRAPVGLFTPTASYQRGDLRGIGLNDIDLTGWDLSGQDLRGASFSGANLTDVDFTDADIRDTNRRFADGFTVDQLQSTATYRNDQLAGIHLFGMDLSGADFAGKTLDSAILRGTILTEADFTGASIAGVSFQDAVGLTEPQFQSTATYATGNLSNVAFPSDTTGWHLADFELRGGSFNDATDAAFDRADLRGASIEQAPGASFRGADLREARFGPDFTDADFTDARIDQPRLEAGVLTETQLRSTASHRAGAIRGWVADGDFPVGFTALAGLDLRGASWNEVTVIGGDLTETDLSGSILGEQWYIDDATARSLNVQNTYFDLPDFDRADLFGSDFRGATFSGRSDEQQDLSVAADPASIIRSDGSVQRWELEAGEALRLWDTRSSDLPTIAVEAALLLDTDAELRFVFEDEAWGSTLGFEPGATVELSGTLALIVAPDAEPGMSSGTVLKLFDWGGVTPVGTPSIRSEPGFMWDTSAILTEGTVTLLAAAPLGDFSGDGTVDQADLDLVLARWGDAWTPVSWKNRRGLSQGIDLEELDAVLSHWNGSGQPNLRGLVIPEPTAACAMASSTLLLRRRRSIAA
- a CDS encoding thermonuclease family protein, with translation MIRLAALLLILACPAIADDASAPFTAEVVRVTDGDTVTVLHDRTEVRIRLEGIDAPERGQAFGTRARQALSDACFGRDILVEPTGTDRYGRTIATLKIEGRSINLAMVRAGMAWHYTQFSDDADLAEAERAARKARRGLWRDPDPVPPWEWRRRDREK